One segment of Strix aluco isolate bStrAlu1 chromosome 4, bStrAlu1.hap1, whole genome shotgun sequence DNA contains the following:
- the BDKRB2 gene encoding B2 bradykinin receptor isoform X2 codes for MYEMVSIKTDNVTQLYNTMATQEITVSPANFRNNSGVHQLNQYECINSDVWKWLHDFQPGFLWFIFILGAIENSFVLIVLCFHKSRCTVAEIYLANMAFADLLLVCALPFWAINISNKFQWPFGLFLCKAVNIMSNTNFYSSIYFLTLVSIDRYLALVKTMSLGRMRRTVCAKWNSFVVWVCALLICSPTMMFRNLQYYEEYNITACALIYPASYWEPVNNCLLNIVGFVIPLCVITYCTVQIIKTLRSSELQKMKLVQTERRATMLVLAVLLLFIICWLPFQISTLIDTIHYLAPTLKCLEEINDIGTQVATYCAFSNSCLNPVLYVIVGKHFQKKAVEFYKDLFPKRCRKSQSVQMENSLDTLRTSISSEYPRKKSVFPLPR; via the exons ATGTATG AAATGGTTTCCATCAAAACTGACAATGTTACACAACTTTACAATACCATGGCCACCCAGGAGATCACAGTCAGTCCGGCAAATTTCCGCAATAATTCAGGAGTGCATCAGCTGAATCAATATGAATGTATTAATTCAGATGTATGGAAATGGCTACACGATTTTCAGCCTGGATTTCTCTGGTTTATATTTATTCTGGGAGCCATAGAAAATTCCTTTGTCCTCATTGTCCTGTGTTTCCACAAGAGTCGCTGCACAGTGGCCGAAATTTACCTAGCAAACATGGCATTTGCTGACCTACTGTTAGTCTGTGCTTTACCTTTCTGGGCCATTAATATTTCTAATAAGTTTCAATGGCCTTTCGGCCTGTTCCTCTGTAAAGCTGTCAACATAATGAGTAACACAAACTTTTATTCTAGCATTTATTTCCTGACACTAGTGAGCATCGACCGCTATCTGGCCTTGGTGAAAACCATGTCTCTTGGACGAATGCGACGAACTGTCTGTGCCAAATGGAATAGCTTTGTAGTCTGGGTGTGTGCCTTGCTCATATGTTCACCTACAATGATGTTCCGAAATTTACAGTATTACGAAGAATACAACATCACAGCCTGTGCTCTTATTTACCCAGCCAGCTATTGGGAGCCTGTAAACAACTGCTTGCTgaatattgtgggttttgtgaTCCCACTCTGTGTAATTACCTACTGCACTGTGCAAATCATCAAAACCTTACGAAGTAGTGAGCTACAAAAAATGAAGTTAGTCCAGACAGAGAGGAGAGCCACCATGTTGGTCCTTGCTGTGCTCTTGCTGTTCATCATTTGCTGGCTTCCGTTCCAGATCAGTACACTCATCGACACAATCCATTATCTTGCACCCACTCTCAAATGTCTGGAAGAAATCAATGACATAGGGACCCAGGTAGCTACGTACTGTGCCTTTAGCAACAGCTGCCTGAACCCAGTCCTGTACGTAATTGTTGGGAAGCACTTCCAGAAGAAGGCTGTGGAATTCTACAAGGACTTGTTCCCAAAGAGGTGCAGAAAATCACAGTCTGTTCAGATGGAAAACTCCTTGGACACTTTAAGAACTTCCATTTCAAGTGAATACCCAAGGAAAAAGTCTGTTTTCCCATTACCACGATAG
- the BDKRB2 gene encoding B2 bradykinin receptor isoform X1, giving the protein MAVLLGITQKEMVSIKTDNVTQLYNTMATQEITVSPANFRNNSGVHQLNQYECINSDVWKWLHDFQPGFLWFIFILGAIENSFVLIVLCFHKSRCTVAEIYLANMAFADLLLVCALPFWAINISNKFQWPFGLFLCKAVNIMSNTNFYSSIYFLTLVSIDRYLALVKTMSLGRMRRTVCAKWNSFVVWVCALLICSPTMMFRNLQYYEEYNITACALIYPASYWEPVNNCLLNIVGFVIPLCVITYCTVQIIKTLRSSELQKMKLVQTERRATMLVLAVLLLFIICWLPFQISTLIDTIHYLAPTLKCLEEINDIGTQVATYCAFSNSCLNPVLYVIVGKHFQKKAVEFYKDLFPKRCRKSQSVQMENSLDTLRTSISSEYPRKKSVFPLPR; this is encoded by the coding sequence AAATGGTTTCCATCAAAACTGACAATGTTACACAACTTTACAATACCATGGCCACCCAGGAGATCACAGTCAGTCCGGCAAATTTCCGCAATAATTCAGGAGTGCATCAGCTGAATCAATATGAATGTATTAATTCAGATGTATGGAAATGGCTACACGATTTTCAGCCTGGATTTCTCTGGTTTATATTTATTCTGGGAGCCATAGAAAATTCCTTTGTCCTCATTGTCCTGTGTTTCCACAAGAGTCGCTGCACAGTGGCCGAAATTTACCTAGCAAACATGGCATTTGCTGACCTACTGTTAGTCTGTGCTTTACCTTTCTGGGCCATTAATATTTCTAATAAGTTTCAATGGCCTTTCGGCCTGTTCCTCTGTAAAGCTGTCAACATAATGAGTAACACAAACTTTTATTCTAGCATTTATTTCCTGACACTAGTGAGCATCGACCGCTATCTGGCCTTGGTGAAAACCATGTCTCTTGGACGAATGCGACGAACTGTCTGTGCCAAATGGAATAGCTTTGTAGTCTGGGTGTGTGCCTTGCTCATATGTTCACCTACAATGATGTTCCGAAATTTACAGTATTACGAAGAATACAACATCACAGCCTGTGCTCTTATTTACCCAGCCAGCTATTGGGAGCCTGTAAACAACTGCTTGCTgaatattgtgggttttgtgaTCCCACTCTGTGTAATTACCTACTGCACTGTGCAAATCATCAAAACCTTACGAAGTAGTGAGCTACAAAAAATGAAGTTAGTCCAGACAGAGAGGAGAGCCACCATGTTGGTCCTTGCTGTGCTCTTGCTGTTCATCATTTGCTGGCTTCCGTTCCAGATCAGTACACTCATCGACACAATCCATTATCTTGCACCCACTCTCAAATGTCTGGAAGAAATCAATGACATAGGGACCCAGGTAGCTACGTACTGTGCCTTTAGCAACAGCTGCCTGAACCCAGTCCTGTACGTAATTGTTGGGAAGCACTTCCAGAAGAAGGCTGTGGAATTCTACAAGGACTTGTTCCCAAAGAGGTGCAGAAAATCACAGTCTGTTCAGATGGAAAACTCCTTGGACACTTTAAGAACTTCCATTTCAAGTGAATACCCAAGGAAAAAGTCTGTTTTCCCATTACCACGATAG
- the BDKRB2 gene encoding B2 bradykinin receptor isoform X3, with product MVSIKTDNVTQLYNTMATQEITVSPANFRNNSGVHQLNQYECINSDVWKWLHDFQPGFLWFIFILGAIENSFVLIVLCFHKSRCTVAEIYLANMAFADLLLVCALPFWAINISNKFQWPFGLFLCKAVNIMSNTNFYSSIYFLTLVSIDRYLALVKTMSLGRMRRTVCAKWNSFVVWVCALLICSPTMMFRNLQYYEEYNITACALIYPASYWEPVNNCLLNIVGFVIPLCVITYCTVQIIKTLRSSELQKMKLVQTERRATMLVLAVLLLFIICWLPFQISTLIDTIHYLAPTLKCLEEINDIGTQVATYCAFSNSCLNPVLYVIVGKHFQKKAVEFYKDLFPKRCRKSQSVQMENSLDTLRTSISSEYPRKKSVFPLPR from the coding sequence ATGGTTTCCATCAAAACTGACAATGTTACACAACTTTACAATACCATGGCCACCCAGGAGATCACAGTCAGTCCGGCAAATTTCCGCAATAATTCAGGAGTGCATCAGCTGAATCAATATGAATGTATTAATTCAGATGTATGGAAATGGCTACACGATTTTCAGCCTGGATTTCTCTGGTTTATATTTATTCTGGGAGCCATAGAAAATTCCTTTGTCCTCATTGTCCTGTGTTTCCACAAGAGTCGCTGCACAGTGGCCGAAATTTACCTAGCAAACATGGCATTTGCTGACCTACTGTTAGTCTGTGCTTTACCTTTCTGGGCCATTAATATTTCTAATAAGTTTCAATGGCCTTTCGGCCTGTTCCTCTGTAAAGCTGTCAACATAATGAGTAACACAAACTTTTATTCTAGCATTTATTTCCTGACACTAGTGAGCATCGACCGCTATCTGGCCTTGGTGAAAACCATGTCTCTTGGACGAATGCGACGAACTGTCTGTGCCAAATGGAATAGCTTTGTAGTCTGGGTGTGTGCCTTGCTCATATGTTCACCTACAATGATGTTCCGAAATTTACAGTATTACGAAGAATACAACATCACAGCCTGTGCTCTTATTTACCCAGCCAGCTATTGGGAGCCTGTAAACAACTGCTTGCTgaatattgtgggttttgtgaTCCCACTCTGTGTAATTACCTACTGCACTGTGCAAATCATCAAAACCTTACGAAGTAGTGAGCTACAAAAAATGAAGTTAGTCCAGACAGAGAGGAGAGCCACCATGTTGGTCCTTGCTGTGCTCTTGCTGTTCATCATTTGCTGGCTTCCGTTCCAGATCAGTACACTCATCGACACAATCCATTATCTTGCACCCACTCTCAAATGTCTGGAAGAAATCAATGACATAGGGACCCAGGTAGCTACGTACTGTGCCTTTAGCAACAGCTGCCTGAACCCAGTCCTGTACGTAATTGTTGGGAAGCACTTCCAGAAGAAGGCTGTGGAATTCTACAAGGACTTGTTCCCAAAGAGGTGCAGAAAATCACAGTCTGTTCAGATGGAAAACTCCTTGGACACTTTAAGAACTTCCATTTCAAGTGAATACCCAAGGAAAAAGTCTGTTTTCCCATTACCACGATAG
- the BDKRB1 gene encoding B1 bradykinin receptor, translating into MTETPLLNVPSSNLSANMSNSTICLDLNDWWEIVYYIVPKYIDTICVIGMLGNVFVLFTYSLHKDPLKIAEIYLMNLAVADLIFLMCLPFWAENIRNEFNWPFGNFLCRSTSASISLNMYTSIYLLVVVSMDRYFTFVHTLNHRGIRSKTMAKRICLLTWFFGILLSIPTFMFRTVKHFPLWNISACALDFPTPLWITAESLVFNLVGFALPSTAIIFLNFSTICSLQKNARERRALRTKSCKEHKGTKATRLIFTVVLIFLLCWTPYHFFVFLDILYQMEVIKGCFWGELLNFGEQFGYTLATTSSCINPVIYVFVGKYFRQKALEVFSQFIPCGFPLSWVSFKEKSSYFNMLPVRSNLT; encoded by the coding sequence atgaCTGAAACTCCTCTACTGAATGTTCCATCCTCAAACCTGAGTGCAAACATGAGCAACTCAACTATTTGCCTGGACTTGAATGACTGGTGGGAAATCGTGTACTATATAGTACCCAAGTACATTGACACCATCTGTGTTATTGGAATGCTTGGAAATGTGTTTGTTCTCTTCACTTATTCACTGCACAAGGACCCCCTGAAGATAGCTGAAATCTACCTTATGAACCTAGCTGTTGCTGATCTTATCTTCCTCATGTGCCTTCCTTTCTGGGCAGAGAACATCAGGAATGAATTTAACTGGCCCTTTGGCAATTTCCTTTGTCGCAGCACCAGTGCATCCATCAGCCTAAACATGTACACCAGCATCTACTTGCTAGTGGTAGTCAGCATGGATCGCTATTTCACTTTTGTTCATACCTTGAACCACAGAGGGATACGGAGCAAAACTATGGCCAAAAGGATCTGCTTGCTCACCTGGTTCTTTGGCATCCTTCTCAGCATCCCAACCTTTATGTTTCGGACTGTGAAACACTTTCCTCTGTGGAATATTTCAGCATGTGCTTTAGACTTCCCCACCCCATTGTGGATAACAGCTGAAAGCCTAGTATTCAACTTAGTAGGATTTGCATTGCCATCTACAGCAATCATCTTCCTTAATTTCTCTACTATTTGCTCCCTACAAAAAAACGCAAGAGAACGAAGAGCTCTCAGAACAAAGAGTTGCAAGGAGCACAAAGGCACAAAGGCTACCAGATTGATCTTTACAGTGGTACTGATATTTCTTTTGTGCTGGACTCCTTACCATTTTTTTGTATTCCTTGATATATTATATCAGATGGAAGTTATCAAAGGCTGCTTCTGGGGAGAACTGCTCAACTTTGGTGAGCAGTTTGGTTATACTCTGGCTACCACCAGCAGTTGCATTAACCCTGTCATTTACGTCTTTGTGGGGAAATACTTCAGGCAAAAGGCTTTAGAAGTTTTTTCACAATTTATTCCTTGTGGATTTCCTTTGAGCTGGGTATCGTTCAAAGAAAAGTCTTCATATTTCAACATGCTTCCAGTCAGAAGTAATTTAACCTAA